Genomic segment of Myxococcus stipitatus:
GCCCTGTGCGATGCGCGTGACCCGCAGCCCCATGGGCTTGAGCAGGCGCGTCAGGTAGAGCGCCGTGGCCTCGCCCTCGATGTCCGGGTTGGTGGCGAGGATGAGCTCCTCCACCCGGCTGTCGTTGAGGCGCTCGAGCAGCTCCTTGATGCGAAGCTGTTCCGGGCCCACGCCCTCCAGCGGCGACAGCACGCCGTGCAGGACGTGGTAGCGACCCTTGAACTCGCGCGTCCGCTCCAGCGCCATCAGGTCCGCGAAGGTCTCCACCACGCACAGCACGCGCTCATCGCGGCGGTGGTCCCGACAGAAGCCACACGTCTCCGTGTCGGTGAGGGAGAAACAGCGCACGCACAGGTGCACCTTCTCCTTCACCTCGCGGATGGCCTGCGAGAGCTCGGAGGCGTACTCGCCAGGCGCCCGCAGGATGTGGAACGCCAGGCGCTGGGCTGTCTTCTCGCCGATGCCCGGCAGCTTCGCGAGCTGGGCGACAAGGCGGTTCAGCGGATCGGGAGTCATCCGGTATCAGGTAATGCCGGGGATCTTGATGCCGCCCGAGATTTTCGCCAGCTCGCGCTGCATGTGCTGACGGCTGCCCGCCAGGGCGTTGTTCACCGCGGCCGTGATGAGGTCCTCGAGCATCGACGTGTCATTCGGGTCGATGGCGGACTTGTCGATCTTGACGCTGCGGACTTCCTGGATGCCGTTGACCACGACGGTGACGAGACCATCGCCGGACTTCGCTTCGACAGTCTCCTCGGCCAACTGCTGCTTCCGCTCTTCAATCTTCTCCGTCAGCTTGTTCGCCTGCCGGATGAAGTAATTCAGGTCGACGCCGGGCATGTGCTTCCTCGGTACTCGGGGGAGCGGCCCATGGTGGGAGCCGCTCGGGCGTGGAGTAAGGCGCGCACCCTACCGTTGCGCGCGGCCATTGTCAGGCGCTGTCGTCCGGGGCTTCGATTGGAGTGTCGGTGGGCGAGGCGGCGGAGGGGCGCTCGGGCTCGTAGATCTGGATGTGCTCGACCTCGCCTCCCAGGACCAGGAGCACGGTGCGAATCGCGGCATGGTTCCGCACCTTGCTCTCGGTGTTCTTCTCGTGGGTGGCGCGGCTGTGGGCGTCGCGCTCGGCGAGGCTGGGCGCGGCCCGGTTGTCATCCGCGGAGACGTCCTGGAAGGACAGCTTCACCGGACGGCCGAAGTGCTCGGCGAGGAGCTTGTCGATGGTGGCCTTGCCCGCGGCGGCGCTCACCGTCATGCGGTGCAGGCCTGCGGTGGGCAGGAAGCCGAGGATGATCTCCCCCGCCTTCATCGACATGAGCCGCCCGTTGGCGAGCGCGGTGCCATGCCGCAGCGACGTCCCCTTCACCGTCTCCACCGCGGCGCGCCAGCGCTCGATCAGCGGCAGGTTGGGGTTGTCGCGCCCGCGAGGCATCGGCGCGGCCGCGACAGGGGGCGGGGGAGGTGGCTCGGGCTCCGGCTCGGCCGCCGCGGCGGGCTCCGGGATGCACTCGCCGGACGCACAGCCACCGGGGGAGGCCTCCTCCGGGTAGAAGCGCCCCTCTTCATCATCGTACGGAGGCGGCTCGGGCGGAGCCGCGGGGGTCTCCGGCTTGCGGACGTTGATGACGCGAACGGTGGGCGCGGGCTCCGTGGTGCGCGAGAGCGGGGTGGCGCCCGCGTGGGAGCCCGAAGGCTCCACGGGGGGCGGCGGTGCGGACGGCGCGGGTGCCGACGGCCCCGGAGCCATGGGGGCAGCGAGAGGCCCCTTGCGCAGGAACGACAGGGGGCGCGCCGCCGAGGCGGGCAGTCCCTCCAGGACAGGCCCCGAGGGCAACGGGTTCTCCGCCGAGTACGAGGCCCCCATTCCACTCGGGGGACGCGACGGGGGCGCGGGGGGACTCCACGCGACAGGCGCGGCAGGGCTGCTCTCGACGCTCCGAGGCTGGGCCGAACCCGGTGAAGGCGCGTGTCCATTCGTCGCCCCGGGCTGCATCGAGGCGCTGGCGAAGGGGGCAGGGGACGAACCGTCGTGGACGGTTCGCGCATCGAACGCGCCCGGCGGTGTCGCGGTGCCTCCGCCATGTCGGGGCAGCTCGATGTCGGCGGGGGGCTCGGGCACGTACTCGGAATCGTCGTACCGGGGGGGCGCGGCGTCGCGCGGGAGCTCCTGCGCGACAGGCGGCACGACAGCTTGGGTGTGCTCGGAGACGACCGGGCGGGCGACAGCGGCCACGGGGCGTGGCTCCGGCATGGGCGCCAGGACCGCGGGTGGTGGTGCGATGGGCGCACTTCCCGCGTTCACCGGTGCCGGTGCGGGGGGGCTTCGATTCTCCCAGGGGCGAGGCGTCGGCGGCGGTGGAGCCTGTCGAGGAGGCTCAGGCGCGAAAGTTCGTGGAGCTGGAGCGACCTCCTGGCGCTCCAGCATTGGCCTTGGCGGAACCCTCGCCCTGGGGCAGTCCGGCCGCGAGCCGGTCCACCCGCGCGAGCAGCTCCGGGATGGAGCCGCCCGGCGACAACTGGATGGCCTTCAACAGCGCCATCTCCAGCGCGAGCCTCGGCTGGGCCGCGCGAGACACGTCCCACACGCAGCCGTGCACGATGTCGAAGAGCCGCGTGAGCTGCGCGCTGTCCGCGTCCTTCGCCAGCGCCACGAGGGCCTTCTGCTCGGACTCGGCCAGCTCGGCGGGGGCCTCGCCCAGCGTCTTGGTGACGAAGAGGTGGCGCAGCTGCATCGCCAGCTCCTCGGCGAGCCGCTTCAGGTCGAGGCCGCGATTGAAGACCTCCTCCACGCGACCCAGGATGCGCTTGGCGTCCTTGTGGACGAGGGCTTCGGCGAAGTCCTGCACCATCGTGCGGTCGATGGCGCCCAGGGCCTCGGCGACTTCTTCGTCCGTCGGGCTGGCGCCGCACGAGGCGAGCACCTGGTCCAGCAGGCTCAGCGCGTCGCGCATGCCGCCTTCGGACTGACGCACGACGAGCGACAGCGAGCGGTCCGAGATGCCCGCGCCCTCCGCCTTGCAGATCTCCTGCAGTCGCTGAAGCATCCGCGCCGCGGAGATGCGGCGGAAGTTGTGGCGCTGGCAGCGCGAGAGGATGGTGTCCGGGAGCTTGTGGGCCTCGGTCGTCGCGAAGATGAACTTCACGTGGCCGGGCGGCTCCTCCAGCGTCTTGAGCAGCGCGTTGAACGCCGCCCCCGACAGCATGTGGACCTCGTCGATGATGTAGATCTTGTGACGGTCTCGCTGCGGCAGGTACTT
This window contains:
- the recR gene encoding recombination mediator RecR produces the protein MTPDPLNRLVAQLAKLPGIGEKTAQRLAFHILRAPGEYASELSQAIREVKEKVHLCVRCFSLTDTETCGFCRDHRRDERVLCVVETFADLMALERTREFKGRYHVLHGVLSPLEGVGPEQLRIKELLERLNDSRVEELILATNPDIEGEATALYLTRLLKPMGLRVTRIAQGLPMGGDLEFADQATLAKALSARRDL
- a CDS encoding YbaB/EbfC family nucleoid-associated protein; the protein is MPGVDLNYFIRQANKLTEKIEERKQQLAEETVEAKSGDGLVTVVVNGIQEVRSVKIDKSAIDPNDTSMLEDLITAAVNNALAGSRQHMQRELAKISGGIKIPGIT
- a CDS encoding DNA polymerase III subunit gamma/tau, translating into MAAVARPVVSEHTQAVVPPVAQELPRDAAPPRYDDSEYVPEPPADIELPRHGGGTATPPGAFDARTVHDGSSPAPFASASMQPGATNGHAPSPGSAQPRSVESSPAAPVAWSPPAPPSRPPSGMGASYSAENPLPSGPVLEGLPASAARPLSFLRKGPLAAPMAPGPSAPAPSAPPPPVEPSGSHAGATPLSRTTEPAPTVRVINVRKPETPAAPPEPPPYDDEEGRFYPEEASPGGCASGECIPEPAAAAEPEPEPPPPPPVAAAPMPRGRDNPNLPLIERWRAAVETVKGTSLRHGTALANGRLMSMKAGEIILGFLPTAGLHRMTVSAAAGKATIDKLLAEHFGRPVKLSFQDVSADDNRAAPSLAERDAHSRATHEKNTESKVRNHAAIRTVLLVLGGEVEHIQIYEPERPSAASPTDTPIEAPDDSA
- the dnaX gene encoding DNA polymerase III subunit gamma/tau, whose protein sequence is MSYLVLARKWRPQKFDDMTGQEHVVRTIANAIKMDRVAHAYLFCGPRGVGKTTAARLLAKALNCEKGPTATPCGECKACTEIAAGTSVDVAEIDGASNNGVENVREIRENAKYLPQRDRHKIYIIDEVHMLSGAAFNALLKTLEEPPGHVKFIFATTEAHKLPDTILSRCQRHNFRRISAARMLQRLQEICKAEGAGISDRSLSLVVRQSEGGMRDALSLLDQVLASCGASPTDEEVAEALGAIDRTMVQDFAEALVHKDAKRILGRVEEVFNRGLDLKRLAEELAMQLRHLFVTKTLGEAPAELAESEQKALVALAKDADSAQLTRLFDIVHGCVWDVSRAAQPRLALEMALLKAIQLSPGGSIPELLARVDRLAAGLPQGEGSAKANAGAPGGRSSSTNFRA